In a genomic window of Festucalex cinctus isolate MCC-2025b chromosome 11, RoL_Fcin_1.0, whole genome shotgun sequence:
- the rbm44 gene encoding RNA-binding protein 44 isoform X1 gives MAYFQPNWPCYPITLTHRRSSYWPTPSHSSVPPFYHRQANATRLREPTWPTPHAYSKRSNTFFLQMSLYDFVLAHPNIALSDPMLTSWRLSLPPEYKQLADDEEFFNFLQTHPGIKILMQPSGSTQVPQVLLEPSPTRFAENLVQNDWPYTACRMQDRLHTTYNRPQTERPTLHLIEQQQGSRLGQARASGVVQGLPGLTMDLEQGGCYPPLMSQMAVAPDRWDNSAHTINLQSECQQVEMELQSKLYDLIEDEVESSNNTGLPVLPEQGNVQMSAEGEREKGKEGQEEISTKCSVGIMTDDSSTASKIQEDSSIAIVVKNQKTLTGEAHFGSEAAASSDKACIIVPCVASCGIMVGTPLTEHSSAFTQTEKPLTADKSVLTELSMSDLDYATQEFSKLKVAQKVSKKKERSLNQQEGKQCDCAGLAELAKLSVLALQYYMFQQHCSSGQLEKTRQEDRTLLECSQDAQGNPRMDCNKSRNTSILVPWKRSVTFKANTAEENQSSAGKELNTGEVWYDAKEDLHPGSIPAEMKAQSEEMSAELAKEEEMDSGIVFPDIANNVTKKRLGVRNTPMPRATIVPQHYGTMVAFDTLMAELMHFHPGMAKQCIVGALKELWDVYQSDLFTLPLSTVRQMTTDVLNRATNVTPP, from the exons ATGGCTTACTTTCAACCGAATTGGCCGTGCTATCCGATAACTTTGACCCACCGAAGGAGCTCTTACTGGCCTACGCCGAGTCATTCAAGCGTACCTCCATTTTATCACAGACAGGCCAATGCAACAAGGCTAC GAGAACCTACATGGCCTACTCCACATGCGTATTCAAAAAGGAGCAACACGTTTTTTTTGCAGAT GTCACTCTATGATTTTGTGTTGGCTCATCCtaacattgctttaagtgaccccATGTTAACTAGCTGGCGCTTGAGTTTGCCACCTGAATACAAACAGCTCGCAGACG ATGAAGAATTCTTCAATTTTCTGCAAACACACCCTGGAATTAAAATATTGATGCAACCGTCTGGTTCAACAC AAGTGCCTCAGGTATTATTGGAACCGTCCCCTACAAGGTTTGCGGAAAACTTGGTACAAAACGACTGGCCATACACTGCTTGCCGCATGCAAGACCGCTTGCATACCACCTACAACAGACCCCAAACGGAGAGACCAACACTTCACCTGATTGAGCAACAA CAGGGATCACGACTAGGACAGGCCCGTGCTAGTGGTGTCGTGCAGGGCCTGCCTGGTCTCACGATGGACTTGGAGCAAGGTGGATGCTATCCTCCACTGATGAGCCAGATGGCAGTGGCACCTGACAGATGGGACAATTCAGCTCACACCATCAATTTACA GTCTGAATGTCAGCAAGTCGAAATGGAGCTCCAGTCCAAGCTATATGACTTAATAGAAGATGAAGTTGAGTCCAGTAACAACACTGGTCTGCCAGTTCTACCTGAACAAGGCAACGTCCAGATGTCTGCTGAGGGAGAGCGGGAGAAAGGGAAAGAGGGGCAAGAGGAGATTTCCACAAAGTGCAGTGTGGGAATTATGACGGATGACTCAAGCACTGCCAGCAAAATTCAGGAAGACAGCAGCATAGCCATTGTTGTTAAGAACCAGAAGACACTAACCGGAGAGGCTCACTTTGGTAGTGAAGCAGCTGCATCCAGCGACAAAGCCTGCATAATAGTGCCTTGTGTTGCTTCTTGTGGCATCATGGTGGGCACACCGCTCACCGAGCACTCGTCAGCCTTCACTCAAACCGAAAAGCCGCTCACAGCCGACAAGAGTGTGCTTACTGAGCTGAGCATGTCTGATTTGGACTATGCTACTCAG GAATTTAGCAAACTTAAGGTGGCCCAGAAAGTGAGTAAGAAAAAAGAGAGGAG TCTGAATCAGCAGGAGGGAAAGCAATGCGACTGTGCTGGACTTGCTGAGCTTGCGAAGCTAAGTGTGCTGGCCCTGCAGTACTACATGTTCCAACAGCACTGCAGCAGTGGTCAACT GGAGAAAACACGACAAGAAGACAGAACATTATTAGAGTGCAGCCAG GATGCTCAGGGAAATCCCAGGATGGATTGTAACAAGTCCAGGAATACCAGCATTCTTGTCCCCTGGAAAAGAAGTGTCACCTTTAAAGCAAACACTGCTGAAGAAAACCAGTCAA GTGCAGGCAAAGAGCTGAACACGGGTGAGGTGTGGTATGACGCCAAAGAAGACCTTCATCCAGGTTCAATACCTGCTGAGATGAAAGCGCAGTCAGAGGAGATGTCCGCTG AATTGGCCAAGGAAGAGGAAATGGATTCTGGAATTGTTTTTCCTGACATAGCCAACAATGTGACTAAG AAACGCTTGGGGGTCAGAAACACACCCATGCCAAGGGCAACCATTGTGCCTCAGCACTATGGCACCATGGTTGCGTTCGACACCCTGATGGCCGAACTGATGCACTTCCACCCGGGCATGGCGAAGCAGTGCATTGTGGGTGCTTTGAAGGAACTGTGGGACGTTTACCAAAGTGATCTCTTCACTCTGCCCCTCAGCACTGTAAGGCAAATGACAACCGATGTCCTGAACAGGGCAACAAATGTGACACCACCTTAA
- the rbm44 gene encoding RNA-binding protein 44 isoform X2: MQDRLHTTYNRPQTERPTLHLIEQQQGSRLGQARASGVVQGLPGLTMDLEQGGCYPPLMSQMAVAPDRWDNSAHTINLQSECQQVEMELQSKLYDLIEDEVESSNNTGLPVLPEQGNVQMSAEGEREKGKEGQEEISTKCSVGIMTDDSSTASKIQEDSSIAIVVKNQKTLTGEAHFGSEAAASSDKACIIVPCVASCGIMVGTPLTEHSSAFTQTEKPLTADKSVLTELSMSDLDYATQEFSKLKVAQKVSKKKERSLNQQEGKQCDCAGLAELAKLSVLALQYYMFQQHCSSGQLEKTRQEDRTLLECSQDAQGNPRMDCNKSRNTSILVPWKRSVTFKANTAEENQSSAGKELNTGEVWYDAKEDLHPGSIPAEMKAQSEEMSAELAKEEEMDSGIVFPDIANNVTKKRLGVRNTPMPRATIVPQHYGTMVAFDTLMAELMHFHPGMAKQCIVGALKELWDVYQSDLFTLPLSTVRQMTTDVLNRATNVTPP, translated from the exons ATGCAAGACCGCTTGCATACCACCTACAACAGACCCCAAACGGAGAGACCAACACTTCACCTGATTGAGCAACAA CAGGGATCACGACTAGGACAGGCCCGTGCTAGTGGTGTCGTGCAGGGCCTGCCTGGTCTCACGATGGACTTGGAGCAAGGTGGATGCTATCCTCCACTGATGAGCCAGATGGCAGTGGCACCTGACAGATGGGACAATTCAGCTCACACCATCAATTTACA GTCTGAATGTCAGCAAGTCGAAATGGAGCTCCAGTCCAAGCTATATGACTTAATAGAAGATGAAGTTGAGTCCAGTAACAACACTGGTCTGCCAGTTCTACCTGAACAAGGCAACGTCCAGATGTCTGCTGAGGGAGAGCGGGAGAAAGGGAAAGAGGGGCAAGAGGAGATTTCCACAAAGTGCAGTGTGGGAATTATGACGGATGACTCAAGCACTGCCAGCAAAATTCAGGAAGACAGCAGCATAGCCATTGTTGTTAAGAACCAGAAGACACTAACCGGAGAGGCTCACTTTGGTAGTGAAGCAGCTGCATCCAGCGACAAAGCCTGCATAATAGTGCCTTGTGTTGCTTCTTGTGGCATCATGGTGGGCACACCGCTCACCGAGCACTCGTCAGCCTTCACTCAAACCGAAAAGCCGCTCACAGCCGACAAGAGTGTGCTTACTGAGCTGAGCATGTCTGATTTGGACTATGCTACTCAG GAATTTAGCAAACTTAAGGTGGCCCAGAAAGTGAGTAAGAAAAAAGAGAGGAG TCTGAATCAGCAGGAGGGAAAGCAATGCGACTGTGCTGGACTTGCTGAGCTTGCGAAGCTAAGTGTGCTGGCCCTGCAGTACTACATGTTCCAACAGCACTGCAGCAGTGGTCAACT GGAGAAAACACGACAAGAAGACAGAACATTATTAGAGTGCAGCCAG GATGCTCAGGGAAATCCCAGGATGGATTGTAACAAGTCCAGGAATACCAGCATTCTTGTCCCCTGGAAAAGAAGTGTCACCTTTAAAGCAAACACTGCTGAAGAAAACCAGTCAA GTGCAGGCAAAGAGCTGAACACGGGTGAGGTGTGGTATGACGCCAAAGAAGACCTTCATCCAGGTTCAATACCTGCTGAGATGAAAGCGCAGTCAGAGGAGATGTCCGCTG AATTGGCCAAGGAAGAGGAAATGGATTCTGGAATTGTTTTTCCTGACATAGCCAACAATGTGACTAAG AAACGCTTGGGGGTCAGAAACACACCCATGCCAAGGGCAACCATTGTGCCTCAGCACTATGGCACCATGGTTGCGTTCGACACCCTGATGGCCGAACTGATGCACTTCCACCCGGGCATGGCGAAGCAGTGCATTGTGGGTGCTTTGAAGGAACTGTGGGACGTTTACCAAAGTGATCTCTTCACTCTGCCCCTCAGCACTGTAAGGCAAATGACAACCGATGTCCTGAACAGGGCAACAAATGTGACACCACCTTAA